A portion of the Cyanobium sp. PCC 7001 genome contains these proteins:
- a CDS encoding fasciclin domain-containing protein: MATILETAASAGSFNTLLAAVDAAGLRGALEGDGPFTVFAPVDDAFAALPPGTVQTLVDNPPQLARILKFHVLAGDHRREALVAQPEWESLEGAPIAIRRADPFEVKNATVVAADVVCDNGVVHVIDRVILPG; encoded by the coding sequence ATGGCCACGATCCTGGAAACCGCTGCCTCCGCCGGCAGCTTCAACACGCTCCTTGCCGCCGTGGATGCCGCGGGACTGCGCGGCGCCCTGGAGGGAGACGGTCCGTTCACGGTGTTCGCCCCGGTGGATGACGCCTTCGCGGCCCTGCCGCCGGGAACGGTGCAGACCCTGGTGGACAACCCGCCCCAGCTGGCCCGCATCCTCAAATTCCATGTGCTGGCCGGTGACCATCGCCGCGAGGCCCTGGTGGCCCAGCCGGAATGGGAGAGCCTGGAAGGGGCTCCGATCGCCATCCGTCGGGCCGATCCGTTCGAGGTGAAGAACGCCACCGTGGTGGCCGCCGATGTGGTGTGCGACAACGGCGTGGTGCACGTGATCGACCGGGTGATCCTGCCGGGTTGA
- a CDS encoding triacylglycerol lipase yields MNDRDGSGRGESRTSGRDDVPLVLVHGLWDTPRIFDPLRRHLAGRRPLLAPHLPHGLGQVPLDTLAQQLGAQVAATIPPEQPLDLLGFSMGGVVGRIWLQCLGGHRRTRRFISVGSPHQGSLNALPWPSRLLPGIADMRCGSRLLRQLNQELGTLEQVECTSFYTPMDLMVTPGWRAVLPCGRRESLPVWTHEQLIRSPIALERLSRELLRP; encoded by the coding sequence ATGAACGATCGTGACGGGTCGGGGCGTGGGGAAAGCCGCACCTCCGGCCGAGACGATGTGCCCCTGGTGCTGGTGCATGGGCTCTGGGACACCCCGCGCATCTTCGATCCACTGAGGCGTCACCTGGCCGGCCGCCGGCCGCTGCTGGCCCCCCACCTGCCCCATGGGCTGGGCCAGGTGCCCCTGGACACCCTGGCCCAGCAGCTGGGCGCGCAGGTGGCGGCAACGATCCCGCCCGAGCAGCCGCTCGATCTGCTGGGCTTCTCGATGGGGGGCGTGGTGGGCAGGATCTGGCTGCAGTGCCTGGGAGGGCACCGGCGGACGCGCCGCTTCATCAGCGTGGGGAGTCCCCATCAGGGCTCGCTCAATGCCCTGCCCTGGCCGAGTCGGCTGCTGCCCGGCATCGCCGACATGCGCTGCGGCAGCAGGCTGCTGCGGCAGCTGAACCAGGAGCTCGGCACCCTGGAGCAGGTGGAGTGCACCAGCTTCTACACCCCGATGGATCTGATGGTCACACCGGGGTGGCGGGCCGTGCTGCCCTGCGGCCGACGGGAAAGCCTGCCGGTGTGGACCCATGAGCAGCTGATCCGCTCGCCGATCGCCCTGGAGCGGTTGAGCCGGGAGCTGCTGAGGCCCTGA
- a CDS encoding NAD(P)-binding protein, with amino-acid sequence MRPRSVQGSIAVIGAGVAGCACAAQLRRQGFSGPISLWEVGRGPGGRASTRRSRADEELAIDHGAPLLNITADPAPALLEPLLAGGWIAPWSGLMALLEGESKLHIGRPDMLGQGDLYVGVGGMDGLCRGLLDLAAQGEGSAISPHYRTLIRSLDVSDTGTWRLWDGTGGLLGQADWLVLSSTLLAHPRSCLLFDWPAVPMAEAAAKLADLQLDHALTTIAGIRAEARSNLLLIVPEDDALLWRALPFTLVNFDAAAQQCWGLRRISIQPLADGRCAVVAHSSDAFAADHLDVYGSRSAVARLLALPPDSGREEEVIEALSQAVLQCLAPWIDAASLERASPQLMRWGAAFPVAPGLPQALMLCPRSRVGFCGDYLAGQGFGRIEGALRSAEHLAGALLQAGLDSRT; translated from the coding sequence TTGAGACCCCGATCCGTTCAGGGATCCATCGCCGTCATCGGGGCCGGGGTGGCCGGCTGTGCCTGCGCGGCCCAGCTGCGGCGGCAGGGGTTCTCCGGCCCCATCAGCCTCTGGGAGGTGGGTCGGGGGCCCGGAGGTCGCGCCAGCACCAGGCGCTCCCGGGCTGATGAGGAGCTGGCGATCGACCATGGGGCGCCGCTGCTCAACATCACCGCCGATCCAGCCCCGGCGCTCCTGGAGCCCCTCCTGGCGGGGGGGTGGATCGCCCCCTGGAGCGGCCTGATGGCCCTGCTGGAAGGGGAATCGAAGCTCCACATCGGCCGTCCGGACATGCTCGGCCAGGGCGACCTCTATGTCGGCGTCGGCGGGATGGACGGTCTGTGCCGGGGCCTGCTGGACCTGGCTGCCCAGGGCGAGGGGTCCGCCATCAGCCCCCACTACCGCACCCTGATCCGCTCCCTGGATGTCTCAGACACGGGCACCTGGCGGCTCTGGGATGGGACAGGCGGGCTGTTGGGGCAGGCGGACTGGCTGGTGTTGAGCAGCACGCTGCTGGCCCACCCCCGCAGCTGCCTGCTGTTCGACTGGCCCGCGGTGCCGATGGCCGAAGCGGCCGCCAAGCTCGCCGATCTGCAGCTCGACCACGCCCTCACCACGATCGCCGGCATCCGCGCCGAAGCCCGCAGCAACCTGCTGTTGATCGTGCCGGAGGACGATGCTCTGCTCTGGCGGGCGCTGCCCTTCACCCTGGTCAACTTCGATGCCGCCGCCCAGCAGTGCTGGGGGCTGCGGCGGATCAGCATCCAGCCCCTCGCCGATGGCCGCTGCGCTGTGGTGGCCCACTCCAGCGATGCCTTCGCCGCCGACCATCTGGATGTGTACGGCTCCCGCTCCGCCGTGGCCCGGCTCCTGGCCCTTCCCCCCGACTCCGGGCGGGAAGAGGAAGTGATCGAGGCCCTGTCCCAGGCGGTGCTCCAGTGTCTGGCCCCCTGGATCGATGCGGCCAGCCTGGAGCGGGCCTCCCCCCAGCTGATGCGCTGGGGTGCGGCCTTCCCCGTGGCGCCGGGTCTGCCGCAGGCCCTCATGCTCTGCCCCCGCAGCCGGGTGGGCTTCTGCGGGGACTATCTCGCGGGGCAGGGGTTCGGCCGGATCGAGGGGGCGCTGCGCAGCGCCGAGCATCTCGCCGGCGCGCTGCTGCAGGCCGGGCTGGACTCCCGGACCTGA
- a CDS encoding NAD(P)H-quinone oxidoreductase subunit F: MNVLFLETAWLVPVYPLVAAILSLAWSPGVISRTGPRPCGYMNLLLVTVSFVHSVLALITLHSNAKAGAAALYAPITFSWTWLNTAGLRIGVDGLITEPALIAMTVITGLHILVQLYSIGYMERDWGWARFFGSLSFFEAGLCALVITDSLFFSYVILELLTLGTYLIVGTWYNQPLVVKGARDAFLTKRIGDLILLAGVIALLPVTGTWNFHGLQAWAAQQMAAAPGNPSPLPLGQTLILLALIAGPMGKCAQIPLHLWLDEAMESPLPSTVLRNSVVVTGGAWVLLRLEPLLELSPFVRAVLVVVGGSTAVVSSLIALAQVDIKRALSFLVSSWLGLLFVAVGLAGTSVADHLLLVYPLPMALMLMALGTVIVSNITQDLTQLGGLWSRRPVMGIAFLVGAAGLVGLPPFGGFSALRELLDLTAASNHPVLLSSLVLVTNALIAGGLIRVFGLIWAGEPSVFTIRSAEVLWLMVLPTTVLMGMVLHLPVLLALNHVFPLNPILDWGPTGVLLLISTLVGGGLSAVFYLRPHPLAKLPAMLGGLQAWLAEDMQTERFYHRTVVAMVLALARFGAWSDARLVDGFSSGTGAAAMAGARRLSFTTSGRSQAYALTLVLGVLLMAAWLIAGGGQPVPQTLP; encoded by the coding sequence ATGAATGTCCTGTTTCTGGAGACAGCCTGGCTGGTACCCGTCTACCCGCTGGTTGCCGCCATCCTCTCCCTTGCCTGGTCTCCCGGGGTGATCTCCCGCACCGGCCCACGCCCCTGCGGCTACATGAATCTGCTGCTGGTCACCGTGTCCTTCGTGCACAGCGTGCTGGCTCTGATCACCCTGCACAGCAATGCCAAGGCCGGTGCAGCGGCGCTGTACGCCCCCATCACATTCAGCTGGACCTGGCTGAACACCGCTGGCCTCAGGATCGGGGTCGACGGCCTGATCACCGAACCGGCACTGATCGCGATGACCGTGATCACCGGTCTCCACATTCTCGTTCAGCTCTATTCGATCGGCTACATGGAGAGGGACTGGGGCTGGGCCCGGTTCTTCGGCTCCCTCAGCTTCTTCGAGGCCGGTCTGTGCGCCCTGGTGATCACCGATTCGCTGTTCTTCAGCTACGTGATTCTCGAGCTGCTCACCCTCGGCACCTACCTGATCGTGGGCACCTGGTACAACCAGCCCCTCGTGGTCAAGGGGGCGCGGGATGCCTTCCTCACCAAGCGGATCGGTGACCTCATCCTGCTGGCCGGCGTGATCGCCCTGCTGCCGGTGACGGGCACCTGGAACTTCCACGGCCTGCAGGCCTGGGCGGCCCAGCAGATGGCGGCTGCCCCCGGCAACCCCAGCCCCCTGCCCCTGGGCCAGACCCTGATCCTGCTGGCCCTGATCGCCGGACCGATGGGCAAGTGCGCCCAGATCCCTCTCCACCTGTGGCTGGACGAGGCCATGGAAAGTCCCCTGCCTTCCACGGTGCTGCGCAATTCCGTGGTGGTGACGGGCGGTGCCTGGGTGCTGCTTCGCCTCGAACCTCTGCTGGAGCTCAGCCCCTTCGTGCGGGCCGTGCTGGTGGTGGTGGGGGGCTCCACCGCCGTGGTGAGCTCCCTGATCGCCCTCGCCCAGGTGGACATCAAACGGGCCCTCTCCTTCCTGGTGAGCAGCTGGCTGGGCCTTCTGTTCGTTGCGGTGGGGCTGGCGGGAACGAGCGTGGCCGACCACCTGCTGCTGGTGTACCCGCTGCCGATGGCCCTGATGCTGATGGCCCTGGGCACGGTGATCGTGAGCAACATCACCCAAGACCTCACCCAGCTGGGCGGACTGTGGAGCCGGCGTCCGGTGATGGGCATCGCCTTCCTGGTGGGCGCGGCCGGTCTTGTGGGCCTGCCCCCGTTCGGAGGCTTCTCGGCCCTGCGGGAGCTGCTCGATCTCACCGCCGCCAGCAATCACCCCGTGCTGCTCTCGAGCCTGGTGCTGGTCACCAATGCTCTGATCGCCGGTGGCCTGATCCGGGTGTTCGGGCTGATCTGGGCCGGAGAGCCCTCGGTGTTCACGATCCGTTCGGCCGAGGTGCTCTGGCTGATGGTGCTGCCGACCACAGTGCTGATGGGCATGGTGCTGCACCTGCCCGTGCTCCTGGCTCTGAACCATGTGTTCCCCCTCAACCCGATCCTGGACTGGGGCCCCACGGGTGTGCTGCTGCTGATCAGCACCCTGGTGGGCGGAGGGCTGTCGGCCGTGTTCTATCTGCGGCCCCATCCCCTCGCCAAGCTTCCCGCCATGCTCGGCGGCCTCCAGGCCTGGCTCGCCGAGGACATGCAGACCGAGCGCTTCTACCACCGCACCGTGGTGGCCATGGTGCTGGCCCTCGCCCGGTTCGGGGCCTGGAGCGATGCCCGGCTGGTGGATGGCTTCAGCAGCGGCACCGGTGCGGCTGCCATGGCGGGGGCCCGGCGCCTCAGCTTCACCACCTCAGGCCGTTCCCAGGCCTATGCCCTCACCCTGGTGCTCGGCGTGCTGCTGATGGCGGCCTGGCTGATCGCCGGCGGCGGCCAGCCCGTTCCCCAGACCCTGCCCTGA
- a CDS encoding TrkA family potassium uptake protein — MSNWWNWNPPENRALGSFAVIGVGRFGTALCLELSKAGADVLAIDNDPGAVDRLNKLDPSITARKVDSTDEEALREAGVLDVHTVVVAMSEPIEVSITVTLIAKDSSGSRVERVIARATNDLHMKMLQRVGADRVIFPSKMQGQRLGQELVRPNLLDRLRLDDRTSIEEIRVPEEFIGKSLRDINLRKSFHVSVLAAGPDNQLTVNPPATHVVQRDELLVVMGASEDLAKLPGR, encoded by the coding sequence ATGAGCAACTGGTGGAACTGGAATCCCCCCGAGAACCGGGCCCTGGGCAGCTTCGCCGTGATCGGCGTGGGCCGCTTCGGCACCGCGCTGTGCCTGGAGCTGAGCAAGGCGGGCGCGGATGTGCTGGCCATCGACAATGACCCCGGCGCCGTGGACCGGCTCAACAAGCTGGATCCCTCGATCACGGCCCGCAAGGTGGACAGCACCGACGAAGAGGCCCTGCGGGAGGCGGGCGTGCTCGATGTGCACACCGTGGTGGTGGCCATGAGCGAGCCGATCGAGGTGAGCATCACGGTGACCCTGATCGCCAAGGACAGCAGCGGCAGCCGGGTGGAGCGGGTGATCGCCCGGGCCACCAACGACCTCCACATGAAGATGCTGCAGCGGGTGGGCGCCGACCGGGTGATCTTTCCCTCCAAGATGCAGGGTCAGCGGCTGGGCCAGGAACTGGTGCGGCCCAACCTGCTCGACCGGCTGCGGCTGGACGACCGCACCAGCATCGAGGAGATCCGGGTGCCCGAGGAGTTCATCGGCAAGTCCCTGCGGGACATCAACCTGCGCAAGAGCTTCCATGTGAGCGTGCTGGCCGCCGGACCGGACAACCAGCTCACGGTGAACCCCCCCGCCACCCATGTGGTGCAGCGCGATGAGCTGCTGGTGGTGATGGGGGCCAGCGAGGATCTGGCCAAACTGCCCGGCCGCTGA
- a CDS encoding NADH-quinone oxidoreductase subunit M: MSFLILLFVVPLLAGLLVSVLPPEGTLRPRPTALAAALIQLALVLLCWRYPPEPLHLAWLPKLGLGLELGLDGLSLPLMVLTSLLTALSVLASPVNQSRPRLYFALILATNLGLVGAFLATNALLFLLAFELVLIPTTLLVATWGKERRAAAAVRYLLYGAVSGLALLAGVLAIGWYSAQSPSGIAMASDGSALTLFSYQTLEAAEIPSGVGTVILGLLVLSFGLKLPVVPLHGWQPISYAEAPIPVVMLLSGAVSKLAAYGLLRFGVGFLPEAWANLSPWIAAIAAISAVYGAMTAIAQTDIRRLMAYSSLGHMGLLTLALAAATPLSLQGAVAQVIAHGLISALLFSCVGLIERKTGTTAIPDLSGLMNPIRGLPFTMGMLLLALMAAAGIPGLAGFPAELLVFEGSWLTFPRATLVCLVASGFTAVYAVRLFNRVGFGRLDNARADWQATTWGERAPAMVLTTLVLLAGIWPSLLTGWSEPDTAALALPHPLPADTQLVARTIPSSTHAMEPLA, from the coding sequence ATGTCGTTCCTGATCCTCCTGTTCGTCGTTCCCCTGCTGGCGGGGCTTCTGGTGTCCGTGCTGCCACCGGAAGGCACCCTCAGGCCACGGCCCACCGCCCTGGCGGCCGCCTTGATCCAGCTGGCGCTGGTCCTGCTCTGCTGGCGCTATCCGCCCGAACCCCTCCACCTGGCCTGGCTGCCGAAGCTGGGGCTCGGGCTTGAGCTGGGCCTCGACGGCCTCTCCCTGCCGCTGATGGTGCTCACCAGCCTGCTCACGGCCCTGTCGGTGCTGGCCTCCCCGGTGAACCAGAGTCGCCCGCGGCTGTACTTCGCCCTGATCCTCGCCACCAACCTGGGCCTGGTGGGGGCGTTCCTGGCCACCAACGCCCTTCTGTTCCTGCTCGCCTTCGAGCTGGTGCTGATCCCCACCACCCTGCTGGTGGCGACCTGGGGCAAGGAGAGACGCGCCGCCGCCGCGGTCCGCTACCTCCTCTACGGCGCCGTGTCCGGGCTGGCCCTGCTTGCCGGCGTGCTGGCGATCGGCTGGTACTCGGCCCAGAGCCCCTCGGGCATCGCCATGGCCAGCGATGGCTCGGCCCTCACCCTGTTCAGCTACCAGACCCTGGAGGCGGCCGAGATCCCCTCCGGCGTGGGCACCGTGATCCTTGGGCTGCTGGTGCTCAGCTTCGGGTTGAAGCTGCCGGTGGTTCCGCTGCACGGCTGGCAGCCGATCAGCTACGCCGAGGCGCCCATTCCGGTGGTCATGCTGCTGAGCGGGGCCGTGTCCAAGCTGGCGGCCTACGGTCTGCTTCGCTTCGGGGTGGGGTTCCTGCCCGAGGCCTGGGCCAACCTCTCGCCCTGGATTGCCGCCATCGCCGCCATCAGCGCGGTGTACGGGGCCATGACCGCCATCGCCCAGACCGACATCCGCCGGCTGATGGCCTACAGCTCGCTGGGTCACATGGGTCTGCTCACGCTGGCCCTGGCGGCGGCCACACCGCTGAGCCTCCAGGGGGCGGTGGCCCAGGTGATCGCCCATGGCCTGATCTCCGCCCTGCTGTTCTCCTGCGTGGGCCTGATCGAGCGCAAGACCGGCACCACCGCCATCCCGGATCTCTCCGGTCTGATGAATCCGATCCGCGGGCTTCCCTTCACCATGGGCATGTTGCTGCTGGCCCTGATGGCCGCGGCCGGAATCCCCGGGCTGGCCGGCTTCCCCGCCGAGCTGCTGGTGTTCGAGGGGAGCTGGCTCACCTTCCCCAGGGCCACCCTGGTGTGCCTGGTGGCGTCGGGCTTCACGGCTGTCTATGCGGTGAGGCTGTTCAACCGCGTCGGCTTCGGTCGCCTCGACAACGCGCGAGCTGACTGGCAGGCCACCACCTGGGGTGAGCGGGCTCCCGCCATGGTGCTCACCACCCTGGTGCTGCTGGCCGGCATCTGGCCGAGCCTCCTCACCGGCTGGAGCGAACCCGACACCGCAGCCCTGGCCCTGCCCCATCCCCTCCCTGCTGACACCCAGCTGGTCGCCCGGACCATTCCGTCCTCCACCCACGCCATGGAGCCTCTGGCATGA
- a CDS encoding DedA family protein yields MDDLPAWILNAVVNAVDTNPWLGYGAIATAMLLENVIPPVPSEVLLPMAGYLVWRGQLLLVPTVAAALLGTVTGAWFWYWIGRLVHPRRLEQWLQRHGRRLGLVVDDLARSRRWFLRHGAALVFWGRMVPGLRTLISVPAGLERMPQPVFLAWTTAGSLIWTTALILVGRALGEGYRRVQPWLEPYAQALKLALVAALGLGVLVLLLRAVRAGRQPG; encoded by the coding sequence ATGGACGACCTGCCGGCCTGGATCCTCAACGCGGTGGTGAACGCGGTGGACACCAACCCCTGGCTCGGCTACGGCGCCATCGCCACCGCCATGCTGCTGGAGAACGTGATCCCGCCGGTGCCTTCCGAGGTGCTGCTGCCGATGGCCGGCTACCTCGTGTGGCGCGGCCAGCTCCTGCTGGTGCCCACCGTGGCGGCGGCCCTGCTGGGCACGGTGACGGGCGCCTGGTTCTGGTACTGGATCGGTCGGCTGGTGCACCCCCGACGGCTGGAGCAGTGGCTGCAGCGCCATGGCCGGCGGCTGGGTCTGGTGGTGGACGACCTCGCCCGCAGCCGCCGCTGGTTCCTGCGGCACGGAGCTGCGCTGGTGTTCTGGGGGCGGATGGTGCCTGGCCTGCGCACGTTGATCTCCGTGCCGGCGGGGCTCGAGCGCATGCCCCAGCCGGTTTTCCTCGCCTGGACCACGGCGGGGAGCCTGATCTGGACCACGGCGCTGATCCTGGTGGGCCGGGCCCTGGGGGAGGGCTACCGGCGGGTGCAGCCCTGGCTGGAGCCCTACGCCCAGGCCCTGAAGCTGGCCCTGGTGGCGGCCCTGGGTCTCGGCGTGCTGGTGCTGCTGCTGCGGGCCGTGCGTGCCGGCCGCCAGCCTGGCTGA
- a CDS encoding TrkH family potassium uptake protein gives MQPPDIHRSNIPSAGGRARRAAPSRAWEALQRWRHRLTVPQFTVITGALVIAAGTLVLSTPLCSTETVGLWEALFTVTSAITVTGLSVIDIGTELTPFGQVALAGLIITGGLGLMAITTFLQGFVQGHSGLRARLDKGRALDDFGVGGIGPTFNSILVAGSWMMGLGTAVLYFFGFTDISDPLERLWASLFHAISAYNNAGFGLWSDSLERYRDNAVVNTVIASMIVVGGIGWRVINDLWANRRSSKPFRKLSLHSRLVIRSTVLLILFGSLGLLFTEHFAIGGVIEPLAGIQKLQVTLFQSITTRTAGFNTVPLSAATFSDAGLLLVIVLMFIGASPGGTGGGIKTTTFATLMATTRSTLKGREDVVIHNRQIPDRVVLRAIGVTIASLIFVLLMALLLGLGPTASGESSQLKFSFLEKLFTCMSAFGTVGLDLGVTDKLNRWGQLVLMVGMFVGRLGILLLLSALYGNRPPTRVGYPREELYI, from the coding sequence ATGCAGCCTCCCGACATTCACCGCTCGAACATCCCGTCCGCTGGCGGCCGTGCGCGCCGTGCCGCTCCTTCCCGGGCCTGGGAGGCCCTGCAGCGCTGGCGTCACCGGCTCACGGTGCCCCAGTTCACCGTGATCACCGGTGCCCTCGTGATCGCCGCCGGCACGCTGGTGCTCTCCACACCGCTGTGCTCCACCGAAACGGTGGGACTGTGGGAGGCCCTGTTCACCGTCACCTCGGCCATCACCGTCACGGGGTTGTCGGTGATCGACATCGGCACGGAACTCACCCCCTTCGGCCAGGTGGCGCTGGCGGGGCTGATCATCACCGGCGGTCTCGGCCTGATGGCGATCACCACCTTCCTGCAGGGCTTCGTGCAGGGCCATTCGGGCCTGCGGGCCAGGCTCGACAAGGGGCGGGCCCTCGATGACTTCGGCGTGGGGGGCATCGGCCCCACCTTCAACAGCATCCTGGTGGCCGGCAGCTGGATGATGGGCCTGGGCACCGCGGTGCTCTATTTCTTCGGCTTCACCGACATCAGCGATCCGCTGGAGCGGCTCTGGGCTTCCCTGTTCCACGCGATCAGCGCCTACAACAATGCCGGCTTCGGCCTCTGGAGCGACAGCCTGGAGCGCTACCGCGACAACGCGGTGGTGAACACCGTGATCGCCTCCATGATCGTGGTGGGGGGCATCGGCTGGCGCGTGATCAACGACCTGTGGGCCAACCGCCGCAGCAGCAAGCCGTTCCGCAAGCTGAGCCTCCATTCGCGGCTGGTGATCCGCTCCACCGTGCTGCTGATCCTGTTCGGCAGCCTGGGACTGCTCTTCACCGAGCACTTCGCCATCGGCGGTGTGATCGAACCCCTGGCCGGGATCCAGAAGCTGCAGGTCACCCTGTTCCAGTCGATCACCACCCGCACCGCCGGCTTCAACACCGTGCCCCTCTCGGCTGCCACCTTCTCGGATGCGGGGCTGCTGCTGGTGATCGTGCTCATGTTCATCGGCGCCAGCCCGGGCGGCACGGGCGGCGGGATCAAGACCACCACCTTCGCCACCTTGATGGCCACCACCCGCTCCACCCTCAAGGGCCGGGAGGACGTGGTGATCCACAACCGTCAGATCCCCGACCGGGTGGTGCTGCGCGCCATCGGCGTGACGATCGCCTCCCTGATCTTCGTGCTGCTGATGGCGCTGCTGCTCGGTCTGGGGCCGACGGCCTCGGGTGAGTCAAGCCAGCTCAAGTTCAGCTTCCTGGAGAAGCTGTTCACCTGCATGTCGGCCTTCGGCACCGTGGGGCTCGACCTCGGGGTCACCGACAAGCTGAACCGCTGGGGGCAGCTGGTGCTGATGGTGGGCATGTTCGTGGGGCGGCTCGGCATCCTGCTGCTGCTCTCGGCGCTCTACGGCAACCGGCCCCCGACCCGGGTGGGCTACCCCCGCGAGGAGCTCTATATCTGA
- the sepF gene encoding cell division protein SepF: MQTPFGDWLPEVVVFHPLRFEDAQEIVQAVRELKTAVVHAGSMDRSEAQRLIDFVAGGVSAMDGQAECLDEVTFVFAPELITLRRDVPPGASGA; this comes from the coding sequence ATGCAGACCCCTTTTGGTGATTGGTTGCCCGAGGTGGTGGTGTTTCACCCCCTCCGCTTCGAAGACGCCCAGGAGATCGTCCAGGCGGTGCGCGAGCTCAAGACCGCCGTGGTGCATGCCGGCTCCATGGATCGCAGCGAGGCCCAGCGCCTGATCGACTTCGTGGCCGGCGGCGTCAGCGCCATGGATGGTCAGGCGGAGTGCCTCGATGAGGTCACCTTCGTGTTCGCCCCGGAGCTGATCACCTTGCGGCGCGACGTTCCGCCTGGGGCCTCAGGGGCGTGA
- a CDS encoding CO2 hydration protein, protein MTPTSSATLPASGTSRIPPSTHRYADIIHRLEAGGSMLPDTPENLMQIIGIYKAYAVPMDFYWRDLLYIAERVFLNPIPAFKYFISQEYLDRPNSYAGDQSQLRIWRGGEKAHPELLEFMARGETRPMSKLFHHLWHDRVNMEFAEACMDAMFWHQGMGGRFNDYLDSEPYRIEADKAIKAYFKGNPLMLGLYKLFPDMFLEQVRKLSYYANLGLFWEVMAPVFFEMSDLYDEGKLTSVPAAMDFLVNGIFAVAGRPIYHHVFIGDECFEIIPKSAGFTWLYEAALPYVEAVFYRTAPFRGTKSYNAQALQVPADQADFHYGILYADVFPVGSAGIPPTLLMQDMLHFLPPYLQEMYRHHKRGEEDQLIQLGITFQRSMYNVTSAVIQALRCALLYPLDDTDPEHLMANRRFFEAQMDRFLRPEARLPAIQSQDYR, encoded by the coding sequence ATGACCCCCACTTCCTCAGCAACACTGCCCGCCAGCGGCACCTCCCGGATTCCGCCCTCAACCCATCGCTACGCCGACATCATTCATCGGCTCGAGGCCGGCGGCTCGATGCTGCCTGATACGCCGGAGAACCTGATGCAGATCATCGGCATCTACAAGGCCTACGCCGTGCCGATGGACTTCTACTGGCGGGACCTTCTCTACATCGCCGAGCGGGTTTTCCTGAATCCGATTCCGGCCTTCAAGTATTTCATCTCGCAGGAGTACCTCGACCGGCCCAACAGCTATGCCGGCGATCAGTCCCAGCTGCGCATCTGGCGCGGAGGGGAAAAGGCCCATCCGGAGCTGCTGGAGTTCATGGCCAGGGGCGAAACCCGCCCCATGTCCAAGCTCTTCCATCACCTCTGGCATGACCGGGTGAACATGGAGTTCGCCGAGGCGTGCATGGATGCCATGTTCTGGCACCAGGGCATGGGCGGCCGCTTCAACGACTATCTCGATTCAGAGCCCTACCGCATCGAAGCCGACAAGGCGATCAAGGCCTACTTCAAGGGCAACCCCCTGATGCTTGGGCTGTACAAGCTGTTTCCGGACATGTTCCTGGAGCAGGTGCGGAAGCTCTCCTATTACGCCAATCTCGGCCTCTTCTGGGAGGTGATGGCCCCGGTGTTCTTCGAGATGAGCGACCTCTACGACGAGGGCAAGCTCACCTCGGTGCCCGCGGCGATGGACTTCCTGGTGAACGGCATCTTCGCGGTGGCGGGCCGGCCCATCTACCACCACGTGTTCATCGGGGATGAGTGTTTTGAAATCATTCCCAAGAGCGCCGGATTCACCTGGCTCTACGAGGCGGCCCTGCCCTATGTCGAGGCGGTGTTCTACCGCACGGCGCCGTTCCGCGGCACCAAGAGCTACAACGCCCAGGCGCTCCAGGTGCCGGCCGACCAGGCCGATTTCCACTACGGCATTCTCTACGCCGATGTGTTTCCGGTGGGTTCGGCCGGGATCCCTCCCACCCTGCTGATGCAGGACATGCTCCACTTCCTGCCTCCCTACCTGCAGGAGATGTACCGCCACCACAAGCGCGGTGAAGAGGATCAGCTGATTCAGCTGGGCATCACCTTCCAGCGCTCGATGTACAACGTGACATCGGCGGTGATCCAGGCCCTGCGCTGTGCCCTGCTCTACCCGCTCGACGACACCGATCCGGAGCACCTGATGGCCAACCGCCGCTTCTTCGAAGCGCAGATGGACCGCTTCCTCAGGCCGGAGGCCCGGCTGCCGGCGATCCAGAGCCAGGACTACCGCTGA
- a CDS encoding chlorophyll a/b-binding protein, translated as MADSASRFGFVAFAETWNGRLAMMGFVIGLATEILTGQGILAQVGLG; from the coding sequence ATGGCTGACAGCGCCTCCCGCTTCGGTTTCGTTGCCTTCGCGGAAACCTGGAATGGCCGTCTGGCCATGATGGGCTTCGTGATCGGCCTGGCCACCGAGATCCTCACCGGCCAGGGCATCCTCGCCCAGGTGGGTCTCGGCTGA